The genomic stretch GGGATGAATTTGTGGTTATAAGTAGTAATATCACTGAAGAATCTGCAATTTGACATCTGAAATTGTTTTTAATATTTGCTTTGACATGTTTCAGGATTTGCTGTGTGTTTTTGTTAGCTGAGATTTCGACGCCAAGGTTGGATTAAGTATGATGGGCAAAATAAATATGTTTTTTGTTTCAACTTAGACAAGAAGAAGGAAATGTTATCGAAGAGGGAGATCCTGTTGAAGAGATCTTTTGTATAAGAGGGAGATGCTGGTTTTAAAACTTGGAAATGTTTCTGGGTTTATACCGCAATTTCGACAAAAGCAATGTTGATGTTGCCTTCGACGAaagattttgaattttgaataaGGATGGTAACTATCTTTTGTCTTTATCCATTTATCTAAGAAAGACGCGTGTAAAGCTACGGAGAAATGAGGACATGCAAACAAAATGTGTCATTTTCTGGAGGAAATACCGTTGCTAGCGGTTATTTTTGACTTAGTATAAATAGGGGTCTTAGTGTGTACGATTTCCGTGTTTTCAATCATTGTACAAATACTCACAAATTACTCTAAGTATCTAAGTGTATTTGAGAAACGAGATTGTTGAGAATGTACGTATGAATCACCATCTTTTCATTTTAATTGAAATTGTTCGCAGTTTATCCATTATTCCTTCTTATTGCAATTTAATTTGAAGTTCTTTTATTGTAACTCCTTTACACATTCTGCATTCTAATTTTAAACTTTAAACAATATTGTCAAATCATGAGCATTTTCGAAGTGTTCATAGACTTTCATAGATAATTTAACAAGAGCACATGTTCTAGGATTCACTGGTTGATCCTGTAAAGTAACCCATTTTTGGAGACCAGAGATTGTTTACCAATTTTTatggtaaacaaattggcacgcctAGTGGAACGGTGCTATTgttaaaacaatttttttatagAAAATTTATGTATACTTTTCTTCATTTTACTATCCCTCTAACTTCGTTGCATGAGACTAAGAAGTGGTAAAATAGCCATAAACAACGAGGAAAGACTAGGAAGAGGATACGTAATGAGGATGGTGAATCAAAATCCACCAAATAATAATGGAGAACCACCCCCTTCATCTTCGACGGGGGGAACTACGGTTGCAGGCTCTGTATCTGAACCTGTACCATCCATGACTAGTACGATGCCTGTGCAGTCGATTGCCCAAAATGGACCCATTTTGTCTTATGTAGGGACACAAGGTCCACCAGTGACCCCCCTCCAGTGGGGAATAACTCATCCAGGTCTTACGTTCCTGGATTCTCGATGCCTTTAAATGGTCGTGAACAACCTTATGGCATGCCAACTTCGATGATGGCAAGTTTGCACAATACAACATCAACGTTTAAAGAACCAGTGGTGAACGTGACTTCTCCACTACAAGGATCTGGTTCATCCATTAATAACATGGTTAGAATGAGTCAACCATTAGGGATGGGATTTCCCATCCAAAAGTCCAATCTTACCAACAATTTTGCGACAATAATAAGGCAACTGATGGAAGAAAGTAACCATGAAACGGTCCAAATGTTGGCGAACCAAATGAATACAATATTGAACCCTTTGATCCAAAACACTACCCAAACAAACCAAAAGACGACAGTGCAGATGACACGCATTGCTGACTTCTTTGGTGTTCTGCAACCTCCTCGACATCCCCATAGGGAGTGGATGATTGAAAATCAGGGGATAGCCTTCAAAGAAGATCCCACCATTAACCAAGTCCaacaaaaccaaaaaaaataTCCCAGGCGAATGCGGTAAATTAGTGAGTAGGAGTCGAACCCCTAGGTCCTGAGCCACCAGTCCCAAGGGAAAGACAACCAAGGCTAGTAATGGTGAATAGGAACCAAGATGCTGGCGAAGTCATACATCAGATTCGACGTGATGATATGGCGGAAGACAATAACCTAGCAACCATGGTCGAAAGAATCATGGCGTGAAATTGGGTGAATGTTGGCCCTCATATGCCAAATTACACATCACCGTTGTATGAATATATTCCGCAGTCAGAATTACCCCCTAGGTGGAAAGTCCCCAAGTTTACTAAGATTTATGGGGACACTAACGAGTCCACTGTCGAAGACGTGGCTAGGTACCTAATAAAAGCGGGGGAAATTGCTAATAACAAGAACCTAAGGATACAGTATTTCCCAAGTTCCCTTAAGAAGAATGCCTTTACGTGGTTCACCATGTTGCCAGCAAATTCAATCCATGATTGGACTCGACTGGAAAGGTtattccatgaacaattctacatgggacagTCGAAGATCAGTTTGAAGGAATTGGCCATTGTTAAACGAAAATTCTCTGAGCGAATAGATGATTATTTGAATAGATTCTGTTTGCTTAAGGCCATATGTTTTACACAAGTGCTTGAACATGAATTGGTTGAAATGGCCGCTGGTGGCCTTGATTATTTCATTAGGAAGAAACTGGATACTCAATATCTAAGGGACATGGCCCAGTTGGTTGACAGGGTTCGACAAGTAGAGCGCCTGAAGGCTGTAAAAGATAGGGAAAATAAGAATAATAGGAGGGAAAGGGTAGCCTACGTTGAATTGGATGAAGATGATCCAGAAACGTATAGTGGTCCCCTAAATTTTGACGAAAGAGAAGTGGACCTCGTTGAATCGAAGCAAGGACCACCTTACTCTTGCAAATTCTTGGCACATTCGAATGGAAAAAACCCAGTTGAACTAGAAAAGAGTGATGCTTTCCCTAAGAAAACATACACTTTCGACGTCACCAAGTGTGATGAGATTTTCGATTTATTAGGTAAAGATGACCAGATGATAGTGCCTCTTGGTGCTAAAATACCTCCTCTAGAACAAAGGAAAAATAAGGGGTTTTGTAAGTACCATAATTTTTTGGGCCATAAAACTTAACAATGTTTTCTCTTCAGGGATCTTGTGCAGAAGGTTATCAGAGACGAAAGATAGGTCGAAGTCTCAAATGAGGATTAATTCAGATCCTCTCCGAGTGGCAGGCGCCCACTTAGCTGAACCATCTTTTGTTAATATGGTGGAAGTGTCTGCGGACTGTGCCAAGAAAGCTATAATGGTTGAAGTTATTAAAGGCCTTAACCAAGGAGTCACTGAAGGCTTCAACAAGGGAACCACTGAGGGTTTCTTTCAAGGAGTCATTGAAGGTTTCAACAAGGGAATCACCGAGGGTTCTAGCCAAATGATCACAACAAAtgaaactactgaaggtttcaTATAGGTTAATAACATAACCGAGGCCACTAAAGGCCTTAGAATTAAGTTACAGGATTTAGACATCACTGAGGATGCCAACTTAGCGGTTAAGATGGTCGAAGTGACCCAAGAGACTGCAATGAAGGTTGACGAATAAAGCATCAGGCAAGAGAAGTATGTCAAAGTAACTTATCCCAAGCAAGATGAAAGCTTGGTCGAATTCCTTCACCGGTGCCAGAGGAAGAAATCTGAGGTGATGTTGTGCCCAAGGTGCATCTCAGTCTTCGATAGAAAGGCAGCGGAGAACGTCGAAGGGGTTCGATTAGTCAAGAACATGAGAAACTGGAGAGACACTAACAACCGCTTTACCTTCGACAGGAGGGGGTACCCAGGAAGCAAGAGGAAGGAAGACCAGGACCCCGTGGCTACATACCAACCACCTTCAAGCCTACAACTACTGGCCCTAAGGGTAAGTGGGTGAAGCCTATCGAAAGAGGGCTGCAAGGCCATAAGAAATGGCAAAAGTTTGAAGTAGAGAGAGGTTCCTCACTGGCATACCGTAAGGAATTCCAAACCTCAAAACAGTTAGCGTATCGCTCCGAAAACTACAAAGGGAAAAACCCTATGGCACGGTCTCAGTGGAGGAGACATCAAAGGAGAAGAAAAGCTGAGTGAGAGGCTGGAGAAATGGCGAATACATAATCAAGTAGTAATGTCCCCCTCAAAATGGATAGGAATAAAGAGAAGAAGCCTATCAAAAGGAAGCTCTT from Lathyrus oleraceus cultivar Zhongwan6 chromosome 7, CAAS_Psat_ZW6_1.0, whole genome shotgun sequence encodes the following:
- the LOC127103950 gene encoding uncharacterized protein LOC127103950, producing the protein MPNYTSPLYEYIPQSELPPRWKVPKFTKIYGDTNESTVEDVARYLIKAGEIANNKNLRIQYFPSSLKKNAFTWFTMLPANSIHDWTRLERLFHEQFYMGQSKISLKELAIVKRKFSERIDDYLNRFCLLKAICFTQVLEHELVEMAAGGLDYFIRKKLDTQYLRDMAQLVDRVRQVERLKAVKDRENKNNRRERVAYVELDEDDPETYSGPLNFDEREVDLVESKQGPPYSCKFLAHSNGKNPVELEKSDAFPKKTYTFDVTKCDEIFDLLGKDDQMIVPLGAKIPPLEQRKNKGFWILCRRLSETKDRSKSQMRINSDPLRVAGAHLAEPSFVNMVEVSADCAKKAIMVEVIKGLNQGVTEGFNKGTTEGFFQGVIEGFNKGITEGSSQMITTNETTEGFI